One Alicyclobacillus acidoterrestris DNA window includes the following coding sequences:
- a CDS encoding MFS transporter: MDYIEHGTKEYRRVNLALFFGAFVTFANLYAVQPLLPRFVTTFDVGPATASLTLSLATITMAVGQLIAGSLSEAWGRRPIMLASLILVSASSLASALTTDFTCFLVFRTIQGFVLAGLPAAAMAYLGEEIHPKHLGRAMGLYISGNSVGGMAGRIIAGLMAGISWRYSILTIGFIGVLITLWSWWNIPESRHFKPQPLRVGFLTRTLVSHFRDPALIVLFSMGFLLMGGFVTFYNYMPFRLEGAPYRLSPSLIAWLFLLYIVGTYSSSWMGRLADKYGRRRILWLAVCIYAAGTFITLWTPLVGQILGIGLLTFGFFGAHALASSWVGRRAQRDRAQASSLYLFFYYMGSSVGGTIGGLFFTSSGWLGVICFVGIFILLGFIGTLLLSRIPNVQQN, encoded by the coding sequence GTGGATTATATCGAACACGGTACAAAAGAATACAGACGCGTCAACCTGGCGCTGTTTTTCGGAGCGTTTGTCACATTTGCGAACCTGTATGCGGTGCAGCCGCTGCTGCCTCGATTTGTAACGACGTTTGACGTCGGGCCAGCCACCGCGTCGCTGACCCTGTCGTTGGCGACCATCACGATGGCTGTTGGTCAACTCATCGCCGGTTCGCTGTCGGAGGCCTGGGGGCGCCGTCCGATTATGCTTGCTTCACTCATTCTCGTCTCTGCTTCGAGTTTGGCAAGTGCGCTGACAACCGACTTTACCTGTTTTTTAGTGTTCCGGACAATTCAAGGATTCGTCCTAGCAGGCCTTCCTGCCGCCGCCATGGCCTATTTAGGTGAAGAAATTCACCCCAAACATCTCGGGCGCGCAATGGGCTTATACATCAGCGGCAACTCGGTGGGCGGTATGGCTGGGCGCATTATTGCTGGACTGATGGCTGGTATCTCGTGGCGCTACTCCATTCTCACCATAGGCTTCATTGGTGTGCTCATTACCTTATGGTCTTGGTGGAACATTCCAGAATCCCGTCACTTCAAGCCCCAACCGCTGCGCGTCGGATTTTTGACCCGTACGCTCGTCAGCCACTTTCGAGATCCTGCACTCATCGTGCTCTTCTCAATGGGGTTCTTGCTGATGGGGGGATTTGTTACGTTCTATAATTACATGCCATTCCGACTGGAGGGGGCACCCTATCGACTCTCCCCCTCGCTTATCGCTTGGCTGTTTTTGCTGTACATTGTGGGGACGTACAGCTCCTCCTGGATGGGTAGGTTAGCGGATAAATACGGGCGGCGACGTATCTTGTGGCTGGCGGTATGCATTTACGCTGCAGGAACGTTTATCACGTTGTGGACACCGCTTGTCGGACAGATTCTCGGCATTGGCCTGTTGACGTTCGGATTCTTCGGCGCACACGCGCTCGCGAGCAGTTGGGTCGGGCGCCGCGCACAACGAGATAGGGCCCAGGCGTCATCCTTGTACCTGTTTTTCTACTATATGGGCTCCAGCGTTGGGGGAACCATCGGTGGACTGTTCTTCACCTCGAGTGGGTGGCTCGGCGTCATCTGCTTCGTGGGGATATTTATTCTGTTGGGATTTATCGGCACGCTGTTGCTTTCGCGAATTCCAAACGTACAACAAAACTGA
- a CDS encoding GNAT family N-acetyltransferase produces MKTVYVTNDRELAECLEIRRMVFMEEQGVSEEEEIDDQDVVGVGHHVLVLDDAGRAVATARYKPYDDDTAKIQRVAVLQPYRKGGYGRAVMNAIEQLAKRDGFQFAVLDAQCHAENFYVKLGYQKISDTPFLDAGILHVRMKKPLMDSSTAQ; encoded by the coding sequence ATGAAGACAGTATATGTAACGAACGATAGAGAACTCGCAGAATGCCTGGAGATTCGAAGAATGGTCTTTATGGAAGAACAGGGGGTATCTGAGGAAGAGGAGATAGACGACCAGGATGTCGTCGGTGTAGGGCATCACGTACTGGTTTTGGACGATGCGGGCCGCGCCGTCGCCACGGCCCGTTACAAGCCTTATGACGACGATACGGCAAAAATTCAGCGTGTAGCGGTGTTGCAACCTTATCGCAAGGGCGGATATGGTCGCGCGGTGATGAATGCGATTGAACAACTGGCCAAGCGCGACGGGTTTCAGTTTGCCGTGCTCGACGCACAATGTCACGCAGAGAATTTTTACGTCAAGCTGGGTTATCAAAAGATCAGTGATACGCCGTTTCTCGACGCGGGTATCTTGCATGTGCGCATGAAAAAACCGCTTATGGATTCGTCAACCGCACAATGA
- a CDS encoding cupin domain-containing protein, with protein sequence MNAQAWIQQLDLQPHPEGGYYKELYHSGVFLEDPAIQTQYGGLRETATSIYFLLEAGDVSRLHRLKSDEIWYFHAGSPLTVHVISPEGHYTTHQVGLDITAGQSPQVLIPRNHIFGATVDETGDAFSVVSCMVTPGFNFADFELFDRQTLVAQYPAHEEIIVRLTNP encoded by the coding sequence ATGAACGCACAAGCATGGATTCAACAGTTGGACCTACAGCCGCACCCAGAAGGCGGCTACTATAAGGAGTTGTACCACTCCGGCGTCTTTCTCGAGGACCCAGCCATTCAAACGCAGTACGGCGGTCTCCGCGAGACCGCCACGTCTATCTACTTCCTGCTCGAAGCAGGTGATGTGTCCCGACTGCACCGCCTAAAATCCGATGAAATCTGGTATTTTCACGCGGGATCGCCATTGACGGTTCACGTCATCTCGCCGGAGGGCCACTACACGACCCATCAAGTGGGCCTGGATATCACCGCCGGTCAATCCCCACAAGTCCTCATCCCAAGAAACCACATCTTTGGCGCCACGGTAGATGAAACAGGCGACGCCTTCTCTGTCGTCAGCTGTATGGTTACGCCCGGTTTCAACTTTGCTGATTTTGAACTGTTCGACCGCCAGACACTTGTGGCACAGTATCCAGCTCACGAAGAAATCATTGTGCGGTTGACGAATCCATAA
- the pruA gene encoding L-glutamate gamma-semialdehyde dehydrogenase, protein MPYRNEPPTDWTTAPYKQQLEQALAEVKKQFGKTYPLYIDGQEIMTDDLLKSVNPANHQEVVGYISQATRAHVDQAIAAAARAFKTWRHTTFEERAMYLMKAAQIMRQRKAELMAWQIYESGKNWAEADGDVCEAIDFLEFYARQAIQLGKGVELTPYPGEDNRMFYLPLGVGVVIPPWNFPLAILTGTAVSAIVTGNPIVLKPSPLSSVMAVKFVEIMRELELPAGVLNFVQGPPEEIGDYMVAHKDVRFVSFTGSKNTGLHIDETAHKVSEGQRWIKRVVAEMGGKDSIVVDETADVEAAAAAIVASAFGFQGQKCSAGSRAIIHEAVYDEIVNRVAELTRKLEIGAPADNAVVGPVIDEKAFAKVTSYIEIGKREAKLLVGGTADDSTGYFIHPTVFVDAAPDARIMQEEIFGPVLAICKVRSFEEGIDVFNNTEYGLTGALFSRRRDRLEYARYHMECGNLYFNRKCTGSLVGVQPFGGFNMSGTDAKAGGPDYLLNFVQPKTVTEQF, encoded by the coding sequence ATGCCTTATCGAAACGAGCCACCGACCGATTGGACAACCGCTCCATACAAACAGCAGTTGGAGCAAGCGCTCGCTGAAGTGAAAAAGCAGTTTGGAAAGACTTATCCGCTGTACATTGATGGCCAAGAGATCATGACGGACGACTTGCTCAAGTCGGTGAATCCGGCAAATCACCAAGAAGTCGTCGGTTACATAAGCCAAGCGACGCGGGCGCATGTCGACCAAGCGATTGCCGCTGCTGCTCGGGCATTTAAAACCTGGCGTCACACGACATTTGAAGAGCGGGCAATGTACTTGATGAAGGCCGCGCAAATCATGCGCCAACGCAAAGCTGAATTGATGGCATGGCAAATTTACGAGTCTGGGAAGAACTGGGCTGAAGCGGACGGCGATGTCTGTGAGGCTATCGACTTTCTCGAATTTTACGCCCGTCAGGCGATTCAACTTGGCAAAGGTGTGGAACTGACGCCATATCCAGGTGAAGACAACCGGATGTTTTACTTGCCACTTGGCGTCGGTGTCGTCATTCCACCTTGGAACTTCCCACTCGCTATCTTGACTGGTACAGCCGTTTCGGCGATTGTCACCGGGAATCCAATCGTTTTGAAGCCTTCCCCGCTTTCGTCGGTGATGGCCGTCAAGTTTGTCGAGATTATGCGCGAACTCGAATTGCCCGCTGGGGTGCTCAATTTCGTCCAAGGTCCGCCGGAAGAAATCGGCGACTATATGGTCGCGCATAAAGACGTGCGGTTTGTGTCCTTTACCGGATCGAAAAACACAGGTCTGCACATTGACGAGACGGCACATAAGGTCTCCGAGGGGCAGCGCTGGATTAAGCGCGTTGTGGCAGAAATGGGCGGCAAGGACAGCATCGTCGTGGACGAGACAGCAGATGTCGAGGCGGCGGCCGCTGCTATCGTCGCATCTGCATTCGGTTTCCAGGGACAAAAATGCTCTGCCGGTTCCCGCGCGATTATCCATGAGGCGGTTTATGACGAAATTGTCAACCGCGTCGCGGAATTGACCAGGAAGCTCGAAATTGGTGCGCCAGCCGACAATGCAGTGGTTGGACCCGTCATTGACGAGAAAGCGTTCGCGAAAGTGACCAGTTACATCGAGATTGGGAAACGCGAGGCGAAATTGCTCGTTGGTGGTACGGCGGACGACTCGACGGGTTACTTTATCCACCCGACCGTCTTCGTCGACGCGGCACCTGACGCCCGCATTATGCAGGAAGAGATTTTTGGACCCGTTTTGGCGATATGTAAGGTGCGTTCTTTCGAGGAAGGCATCGATGTGTTTAACAATACGGAGTACGGACTCACTGGGGCACTGTTCTCACGCCGGCGCGATCGCCTTGAGTACGCTCGTTACCATATGGAATGCGGTAACTTGTACTTTAATCGCAAATGCACAGGATCTCTGGTAGGCGTGCAGCCTTTCGGCGGGTTCAACATGTCGGGGACAGACGCCAAAGCAGGCGGACCGGATTATCTATTGAACTTCGTCCAACCAAAGACTGTCACGGAACAGTTTTAA
- a CDS encoding YojF family protein: MQPISVDVVQTKLSEFLNQEVYLHLETTNGAYAAHRFGQPMAVCAYIRNGKVQFERATIAGDKPYRVGLKMADGWIYAQGLTDFEVDAKGRLLLAGHDEEGRLAVSLQLSRTPFPMSVLDEEGV, from the coding sequence GTGCAACCGATTAGCGTGGACGTCGTACAGACCAAGCTTTCTGAGTTCTTGAATCAAGAGGTATATCTGCACCTTGAGACGACGAACGGGGCTTATGCAGCACATCGCTTTGGCCAGCCCATGGCGGTTTGTGCTTATATACGGAACGGTAAGGTACAGTTTGAACGGGCGACCATCGCCGGGGACAAGCCATACCGTGTCGGATTGAAGATGGCAGATGGCTGGATTTACGCACAAGGGTTGACTGATTTTGAGGTCGATGCCAAAGGGCGGTTACTCCTCGCTGGTCACGACGAGGAAGGGCGTTTGGCCGTGTCACTGCAGTTGTCGAGAACGCCTTTTCCGATGAGTGTGCTTGATGAAGAGGGGGTATAA
- the bshB2 gene encoding bacillithiol biosynthesis deacetylase BshB2, with product MNKERHVLLVYPHPDDESFGKAGSVALYTQAGTPVTLICGTLGELGRNMGKPTFANRETLPHIRKKELEEACRVLGIDDLRLLGLRDKTVEFEDPEWVADKIEAVIRDVKPSLLMTYYPKHGVHPDHNALSHAAVIAVKRLPKEERPVIYGSAVTHDARTVLGPPDVTYDVSSVLDTKLAAMRAHKSQFEAMFAQMEEQMAKSPEARQQVEANMSKEYFWIYRIED from the coding sequence ATGAACAAAGAACGCCACGTGTTGCTGGTTTATCCGCATCCGGACGACGAGTCGTTCGGCAAGGCCGGATCCGTTGCCTTATATACGCAAGCTGGGACGCCTGTTACGCTCATCTGTGGGACGTTGGGGGAACTCGGGCGGAATATGGGCAAGCCGACATTTGCCAATCGCGAAACGTTGCCCCACATTCGCAAGAAGGAGCTCGAAGAAGCTTGTCGCGTTCTTGGTATCGATGACCTGCGTTTACTCGGGTTGCGCGATAAGACGGTCGAGTTCGAAGATCCGGAGTGGGTGGCGGACAAAATTGAGGCCGTGATTCGCGACGTGAAGCCTTCGCTGTTGATGACCTATTACCCGAAGCACGGGGTACATCCTGATCACAATGCGTTATCCCATGCGGCCGTGATTGCGGTCAAACGCCTTCCGAAGGAAGAGCGGCCCGTCATTTATGGATCGGCAGTCACGCACGACGCGCGGACCGTTCTTGGGCCGCCGGATGTGACGTATGACGTGTCTAGTGTATTGGATACGAAGTTGGCTGCGATGCGGGCGCACAAATCCCAGTTTGAAGCGATGTTCGCTCAGATGGAAGAGCAGATGGCGAAGAGCCCAGAGGCTCGACAGCAAGTAGAAGCGAATATGAGCAAAGAGTATTTTTGGATTTATCGCATTGAAGACTAA
- a CDS encoding low molecular weight protein-tyrosine-phosphatase — protein MIRVLFICLGNICRSPMAEAVFRDMLEKQGLTGQVEVDSAGIGNWHAGEPPHQGTRAVLDKYGISYAGIYSRQVKREELPNFDYVVAMDSDNIQGLKRLGLAPSDHVFRLLELVPDELEKDVPDPWYDGRFDKVYDLVTAGCEALLRRIQADFGLSSSNG, from the coding sequence ATGATACGCGTCTTGTTTATTTGTTTGGGAAACATCTGCCGGTCGCCGATGGCGGAGGCAGTATTTCGCGATATGTTGGAGAAGCAAGGTCTCACCGGCCAGGTTGAGGTGGATTCGGCGGGGATTGGGAATTGGCACGCAGGAGAGCCACCGCACCAGGGGACAAGGGCGGTTCTGGACAAATACGGAATATCGTATGCAGGAATTTATAGTCGTCAGGTCAAGCGTGAAGAACTGCCGAATTTTGACTACGTGGTGGCGATGGACTCGGACAATATACAGGGCCTAAAGCGACTGGGGTTAGCGCCGTCGGATCACGTGTTTCGACTCCTCGAATTGGTTCCTGACGAGCTGGAGAAAGACGTGCCCGACCCGTGGTACGACGGCCGATTCGATAAAGTCTACGACCTGGTCACCGCGGGGTGTGAAGCGTTGTTGCGACGCATTCAGGCGGATTTTGGACTATCGTCATCCAACGGATAA
- a CDS encoding staygreen family protein, with amino-acid sequence MTQRKSPKFRPNKVHTVFLEGVNPSFPIEGRHYTLTHSDRTGDLYLSIGLTYNQVQLERPYIRFMRDEVKGVWLAESAKPGSAVDGGTDEFVTTSGTTVQGQREDGELSLVTHIYVHVSGGRVYGRAKQRDYAFQKELPRALRAIRHADAYLFTAHPELDEASIVVHFESDSEKYHRTEAWGRWKDYTIPLLRKR; translated from the coding sequence ATGACACAGCGGAAATCTCCGAAGTTTCGCCCGAACAAAGTGCATACCGTCTTTCTTGAAGGGGTTAATCCGTCATTTCCAATCGAGGGTCGCCATTATACTTTGACCCATTCAGACCGAACGGGTGACCTGTACTTGAGTATTGGGCTGACATATAACCAAGTGCAGCTTGAGCGCCCGTATATTCGGTTTATGCGTGATGAGGTGAAAGGGGTATGGTTGGCCGAAAGTGCGAAGCCGGGTTCGGCGGTTGACGGTGGCACAGACGAGTTTGTCACAACCTCCGGTACAACAGTGCAAGGTCAACGTGAAGATGGTGAACTTTCGCTTGTGACGCACATTTATGTGCACGTCAGTGGCGGGCGGGTGTATGGCCGCGCAAAACAACGTGATTACGCGTTTCAGAAGGAGCTACCTCGTGCACTGCGGGCCATTCGACATGCCGATGCCTACCTCTTTACGGCCCATCCAGAACTAGATGAAGCCTCGATTGTCGTCCACTTTGAATCGGACAGTGAAAAGTATCATCGGACCGAGGCGTGGGGTCGATGGAAGGACTATACCATTCCTTTGCTTCGCAAGCGATAA
- a CDS encoding M24 family metallopeptidase, whose amino-acid sequence MEGQVAQCRELMKACDLDALLLRTRANFAWFTGGRDNHIEIERETGVADIVVLRDKVLVVTAEIEARRIAEEELRDLPVELVSTSWTEGVEPTLSKLLGDLRVGTDAAFPGALFVGDKLIKLRRCLTEEQIGQYRALCLDAAQVIEDVAKHVQPGQSEFSIAAQLMSGVASRGCTPHVVLVATDERVFHYRHPIPTAKALEKYAMLVLCARRNGLVANVTRFVHFGKLPDELKANREKCAYIDVQMFAATRPGTKVSDVFNTAIRAYGEVGYPDDWRLLHQGGPTGFASREYLATPDTHDEIRLHEAYAWNPAIRGIKSEDTLLVEEQGNTFLTHTGDWPYIAVNHGGNQVLRPDILVR is encoded by the coding sequence ATGGAAGGTCAAGTGGCACAATGCCGCGAGTTGATGAAAGCGTGTGACTTGGACGCGTTGTTGTTGCGAACAAGAGCCAACTTCGCGTGGTTCACGGGGGGTCGTGATAATCACATTGAAATTGAACGCGAGACGGGCGTGGCGGATATCGTCGTGTTGCGTGACAAGGTATTGGTCGTTACGGCCGAAATTGAAGCCCGGCGGATTGCTGAGGAAGAATTGCGCGACTTGCCTGTGGAACTCGTATCGACCAGTTGGACCGAAGGCGTTGAACCGACGCTGTCCAAGCTATTGGGCGACTTGCGCGTAGGAACAGATGCAGCTTTCCCGGGTGCTTTATTCGTTGGCGATAAGCTTATCAAGTTGCGCAGATGCTTAACAGAAGAGCAAATCGGACAGTATCGTGCGCTGTGTCTGGATGCTGCACAGGTCATTGAGGATGTCGCGAAACATGTACAACCTGGGCAATCGGAGTTTTCGATAGCGGCGCAATTGATGTCTGGTGTGGCAAGTCGCGGTTGTACACCGCACGTTGTGCTGGTGGCGACCGACGAACGGGTATTTCATTACCGGCATCCTATTCCAACGGCGAAAGCGCTTGAGAAATACGCAATGTTGGTATTGTGCGCGCGCCGCAATGGCTTGGTTGCCAATGTCACGCGTTTCGTGCATTTTGGGAAACTCCCGGATGAACTAAAAGCCAATCGTGAAAAGTGCGCTTACATCGATGTTCAAATGTTCGCAGCGACGCGTCCAGGAACGAAAGTGTCTGACGTATTTAATACGGCCATCCGCGCCTATGGTGAAGTCGGTTATCCGGATGATTGGCGCTTGTTACACCAAGGTGGACCGACTGGATTTGCATCACGTGAGTATTTGGCGACGCCAGACACACATGATGAGATTCGCCTACACGAGGCGTATGCCTGGAATCCGGCGATTCGCGGCATCAAGTCGGAAGATACATTGTTGGTTGAGGAGCAAGGCAACACCTTTTTGACCCACACAGGAGACTGGCCGTACATCGCCGTGAACCACGGTGGGAACCAGGTACTTCGCCCGGATATTCTCGTCCGCTAA
- a CDS encoding rod shape-determining protein, protein MSMVIDFGTSRLRISTAPGADIVSEASVLARREDDTIVVGDEALKMVGRTPPSVEIVWPVVGGAIKDSQAAVLLLQKLVAKRFTRGLGLRMPITMALPAGLTSVERRGLEEVARAAGAKQVQFVDALVAAALGAGLAVDAPQGALVVDLGAGSTQVGLLSMRGVVSSQRLPQGMMAIDYEVVEAIRRDQGFAVGLQSVQQVKHQLGEDGLETFRLIGRNMATGLPGEVEVKREMFEAPMISYCDQIVEFIRSTIESCPPELVGDIMDHGAVLVGGGANSALIRREIESRVEVPVAVAENPDDAVVLGLEKMTEHSSHNWRNKAKSFLRTS, encoded by the coding sequence ATGAGCATGGTCATCGATTTCGGGACAAGCAGACTTAGAATCTCGACAGCACCTGGCGCAGACATTGTCTCGGAGGCAAGTGTCTTGGCGCGCAGGGAGGACGATACCATTGTCGTCGGCGACGAGGCGTTGAAAATGGTCGGGCGCACGCCGCCGTCGGTGGAAATTGTTTGGCCAGTCGTCGGTGGTGCCATCAAGGACTCGCAGGCGGCGGTGCTGCTTTTACAGAAGCTCGTGGCCAAGCGTTTTACCCGGGGTTTGGGTCTTCGTATGCCCATCACCATGGCGTTGCCAGCTGGACTCACTTCGGTTGAGCGGCGTGGCTTAGAAGAGGTCGCGAGAGCCGCTGGTGCCAAGCAGGTTCAATTTGTCGACGCCTTGGTCGCTGCAGCACTGGGAGCTGGACTAGCTGTCGATGCACCGCAGGGGGCACTCGTTGTCGATCTCGGCGCGGGATCGACCCAAGTTGGCTTGCTCTCGATGCGTGGCGTCGTCTCCTCGCAACGTCTTCCACAAGGGATGATGGCGATTGACTACGAGGTGGTGGAGGCGATTCGACGTGACCAGGGGTTTGCGGTCGGCCTCCAATCGGTACAGCAGGTTAAGCACCAGTTGGGTGAAGATGGACTGGAGACGTTCCGGTTGATTGGCCGGAATATGGCCACTGGGCTGCCTGGTGAAGTCGAGGTCAAACGCGAGATGTTTGAAGCGCCGATGATTAGCTACTGTGACCAAATCGTCGAGTTCATCCGATCCACGATTGAGTCTTGTCCCCCTGAGCTGGTTGGCGACATTATGGACCATGGCGCGGTACTTGTCGGCGGCGGAGCCAATAGCGCACTGATTCGGCGAGAAATTGAATCGCGTGTCGAGGTGCCCGTTGCCGTTGCGGAAAACCCAGATGACGCGGTTGTTCTCGGACTGGAAAAAATGACGGAACACAGCAGCCACAACTGGCGAAACAAGGCTAAATCATTTTTGCGGACAAGCTGA
- the ptsP gene encoding phosphoenolpyruvate--protein phosphotransferase: MLEFQGVPVSEGIALGPCFIVDTEEFVIEQTSSDDAAKELERVQTAREQVAHRLQQQLDASDNEPQGEILRAHLSMLNDPQLATGIETSIQTNRESAEHAVSHNLLSYAEMLEALPDEYLRERAQDLRDLRLQWLAALFGKSELVDVPSGAIVIATELLPSQFLQVKSHGIGGIVTEQGGTTSHVSILARNFGIPMVTGVQTSAFDGAESVAINGQDGRVIVDPDDDTKAQLNQARKTYETMMRQAHENRMLAATTKNGQTIEIAANIGGPDDLEEVLANGADGIGLFRTEFLFMDRSTAPTEDEQYEVYRRVAEAMAGKRVVIRTLDAGADKKVSYLHFDDEENPFLGVRGLRYTLKHQELFQTQLKAVLRAAQYGKISLMFPMVTNVADVEAAIEAVDEARRTLTDEGQAYGSVELGAMIEVPAAALITDLLAEKLDFVSVGTNDLIQYTTASDRMNPAVTAWYEPGHPGLWRLLEQVSQGAHQHGAWVGMCGELAGTLEFVPRLVELGFDELSMSPKRIGLVKTAIRNL; encoded by the coding sequence ATGTTGGAATTTCAGGGTGTGCCCGTTTCGGAAGGTATCGCCCTCGGCCCGTGCTTTATTGTGGACACCGAGGAGTTTGTCATTGAACAAACCTCTTCTGACGACGCCGCTAAAGAGCTCGAACGCGTACAGACTGCCCGAGAACAGGTCGCACATCGCCTCCAGCAACAACTCGACGCTTCTGACAACGAACCACAGGGAGAAATTCTACGGGCGCACCTCAGCATGCTCAACGACCCTCAATTGGCGACAGGGATTGAGACATCTATTCAAACGAACCGCGAAAGTGCGGAACACGCGGTGAGCCACAACCTGTTGTCCTACGCGGAAATGCTGGAGGCACTGCCAGACGAATACCTGCGCGAACGGGCGCAGGACTTGCGCGATTTGCGCTTACAGTGGCTTGCGGCGCTCTTTGGAAAGAGTGAACTGGTCGATGTCCCGTCAGGTGCCATCGTCATCGCGACCGAGTTGCTACCCAGCCAATTTTTGCAGGTGAAGTCACACGGCATCGGCGGAATTGTCACGGAGCAGGGTGGGACGACCAGCCACGTGTCGATTCTCGCGCGCAATTTTGGCATTCCGATGGTCACCGGCGTTCAGACGAGCGCCTTTGACGGCGCCGAGTCCGTAGCAATCAACGGACAAGACGGCCGCGTCATTGTCGATCCCGACGACGACACCAAAGCGCAATTAAACCAAGCGCGCAAGACATACGAAACGATGATGCGACAAGCTCACGAAAACCGTATGTTAGCGGCCACGACCAAAAATGGACAGACCATTGAAATCGCGGCCAACATCGGTGGCCCAGACGACCTGGAAGAAGTGCTTGCGAACGGTGCAGACGGCATCGGCCTGTTCCGGACAGAGTTTCTGTTCATGGATAGGTCGACAGCCCCGACTGAAGATGAGCAATACGAAGTGTACAGACGCGTCGCAGAAGCTATGGCCGGCAAACGCGTGGTCATCCGCACGCTCGACGCAGGCGCTGACAAAAAAGTTTCATACCTGCATTTCGACGACGAAGAAAACCCATTTCTCGGCGTGCGAGGCTTGCGATACACGTTGAAACATCAAGAGCTTTTCCAGACACAATTAAAAGCCGTCCTGCGCGCCGCACAATATGGGAAGATTTCGCTGATGTTTCCCATGGTTACCAATGTCGCGGATGTGGAAGCGGCCATTGAAGCCGTCGATGAAGCGCGGCGCACGCTCACAGATGAAGGTCAAGCGTACGGTTCCGTCGAGTTAGGTGCGATGATTGAGGTACCTGCAGCAGCCCTCATTACCGACCTATTAGCCGAAAAGCTGGATTTCGTCAGTGTCGGAACCAATGACCTCATCCAGTACACCACCGCCTCGGACAGAATGAATCCGGCCGTGACGGCGTGGTATGAACCAGGCCACCCTGGACTCTGGCGCCTGCTCGAACAAGTCAGCCAAGGTGCACACCAACATGGTGCCTGGGTAGGCATGTGTGGTGAACTGGCGGGTACACTCGAATTTGTCCCGCGCCTCGTTGAATTGGGCTTTGACGAGCTAAGCATGTCTCCCAAGCGCATTGGACTTGTCAAAACCGCTATTCGCAACTTGTGA
- a CDS encoding PTS sugar transporter subunit IIA has product MLEAQNILLGLHADSQERVIRAVVQRASEIGKINDVEKTIQAVLDREQESTTGFGKGVAIPHGKTDGVKEPVLMFAKLASAVEWKSLDDQPVDMLFMILVPDTAQSEHLQILAKLARRLMHQDFVDHLRDANSAESITSYIQEQLA; this is encoded by the coding sequence ATGTTAGAAGCACAGAACATCTTACTCGGCCTTCACGCTGACAGCCAGGAGCGTGTGATTCGCGCCGTCGTTCAGCGTGCGAGCGAGATCGGCAAAATCAACGATGTCGAGAAGACCATTCAAGCGGTACTCGACCGCGAGCAAGAGAGCACGACCGGATTTGGTAAAGGCGTCGCAATTCCGCATGGCAAGACCGACGGCGTAAAAGAACCCGTCCTGATGTTCGCGAAGCTGGCATCCGCTGTCGAATGGAAATCGCTAGATGACCAACCGGTCGATATGTTGTTCATGATTCTCGTACCAGACACCGCACAGTCGGAACATTTGCAAATTCTCGCCAAGTTGGCCCGCCGCCTCATGCATCAGGATTTCGTAGATCATCTGCGCGACGCCAATAGCGCCGAATCGATTACTTCGTATATCCAGGAGCAATTGGCGTAA